The genomic segment aagaattgaatttgcctactatcttcaattattttttgatttaacattgatataacatttttgactttgatgtagacaaagtttgtccttcctgcaaatagccatgattgggtgctgaagtccgtcaaccgcaaatggaaagaatataaggcgaagctaaaggcggattggaagcacgagggtatgactgaagaggaggtggcccgtgtttgtcctccagatgtaatctctcatcagtggagggagcttgtccactactggttttccgagagagctcaggttgtgtatattttttcaataccttagattgtatttactattattatagattagaaatttatacattttatgcattacattgtttattgtttttcggggaagacatattccaatattggtagagctgctcgagcatcacagactgttcctcacacttcaggctccatgagttatacgaggcgtagagctgaattcgtaagctttcttgaaataatttaaatttattttaaattattctatcatatagcatgtatactcttgaaatatactttttgttgtagatggatgataatgggagggagcctggtaGAGTGGAGTTTTAtaggatgactcacacccaccgagatggcagttttgtccgggaggagtcaagagatatagttgtatgtattcatctttggcttgtgctgtattttttttggttttattattggcatacattaatttgaattttttttggagagatataggatagggcaacaaatcttatttcGGAGCGCGTCGGggggtcatcatcatccgacgcgacccATAATATTGAAGCTGAAGTGCTcgctgaattgatgggcccagagcgttatggtcgagtgaggggttacggcgttggagttacccccactcagttgtcttcaGTGGGCACATATACAAGAAATGCCAGAGAATCTAGTAACACTGCAGAAGTTCGTCGGCTTCAAGCAACTATTGATGAGTTGAAGCAAAACCAAGcaaatttgcagtctcagcttacGAATATTTCTTCCATGTTACAACGGTTTCTCCcttctcaggtaaataactatatatattttaatattttacatattatcaattatgatatatgagttaatgtatcacattattcttaacttctaaagtttttttttttttttgtagattcctgatacttcaaacgctagtagagatgatgatggagctgaatcccgtccctgatgcattctagattatcttttatgagtttgatatgtatatgtttctgctttttcagagtacattgtaatttgctttttcagagtacattgtaatttgctttttcagagtacattgtaatttgctttttcagagtacattgtaatttgtATGGCAGCTTTTCTGATATATGAGTCAAAAACATGGAGTTTTAATCAGATATATCAATATTCATATTTTGAATGATCTGAGTATTTGTGTCAATGTATCAATGTAATAcaggttcatattgttataatataggttttgtaatttgtattttataatactgattattgttttattttttttataaaaaagacaattctcgacgcttttaagcgtcggtaaaaaagtTCTGGCACCACCGGCAATTGAGCAAtttccgacgcttaaaagcgtcgggaaa from the Phoenix dactylifera cultivar Barhee BC4 chromosome 14, palm_55x_up_171113_PBpolish2nd_filt_p, whole genome shotgun sequence genome contains:
- the LOC120113188 gene encoding uncharacterized protein LOC120113188, producing the protein MDDNGREPGRVEFYRMTHTHRDGSFVREESRDIVDRATNLISERVGGSSSSDATHNIEAEVLAELMGPERYGRVRGYGVGVTPTQLSSVGTYTRNARESSNTAEVRRLQATIDELKQNQANLQSQLTNISSMLQRFLPSQIPDTSNASRDDDGAESRP